A portion of the Bacteroidales bacterium genome contains these proteins:
- a CDS encoding DUF1508 domain-containing protein codes for MLLENYINKQKKFRKSLDFKQLREAGIAHLQQLSGKLWSDYNTHDPGVTLLELLCYAITDLSYRCDFTIEDLLASHPENKIGNSPDFFEAHQILPSHPLTILDFRKILIDLPFIRNAWLETSKNAEQRVFYDENNQELTYNQSDENGRPNEEIKLKGLYDVWLEFAEDPVLGNLNSEVVRFDIDIVDGQARHPAEISVYFPNYQEVPDVWKNEIILEQVSLLMTENPDPWYDFDVKAKISHDNALIDDLSLRISVNSDKFNWKSKKQQLKKKIADRLKEISDEGIFSFFNHKQILICHYLDYVSGFLNQHRNLCEDFFSIKVVRTQEIAIQGEIGLSLDSDSHQVLASALFAVHQHLSPAVKFFTLEELLDQKISPEDIFDGPLLKHGFIKDENLTPLRQSSVIFVSDILNVFMSSNPDKIKYVTDFKLSNYTENIQISQPSGNLVQLHLHEEYKPVASISKSRINCKKGDVYQTIDWKVVEELFEDLVRTAQPDKTEEVVSRLSVPVGRDRKTADFVSIQEDLPLTYGTGWQGLPSDVSTERKALARQLKGYLLFFDQLLANFHAQLAHVKNLFSVDHAIARTYFEQSIYQVPDVMHLLTGFTGSQAEETKQSLLDEAWELFKADPDNDYLSSLRSMNEDSETFLDRRNRFLDHLMARFNDQFTDYSLLMFAGNNQQAPNHLIDQKANYLSMYPLLSSQRAKAFNTISGAEVWDTENVTGLEKRVSRMLGFSDYRRRFLAKGPFGNIQFYQEIDVDVIDEFRFRILSSENRILLSSYKHYRVIDKGYDVVFKVLEFGKNSANFKILPSKNGKFYFNLYDENDNILARRIQLFDNMEDAQAAIDEVAAFITQHFIGVDDEPEEGLLVIEHLLLRPKYNETIEAEVIRDTLLPRLRNDYGNITKEGKDPYSFRITAVFPAQLEKFRDKNFRELAERTLRLETPAHVMPQVYFLNNLQLSRLEHAYKNWLELNVLPVPTNPAEKVVHLKKLNHALFELEGAMVIVPEEPDL; via the coding sequence ATGTTATTAGAAAATTACATCAATAAGCAGAAGAAATTCAGAAAATCGCTCGATTTCAAACAACTGAGAGAGGCCGGAATCGCCCATCTCCAGCAGTTGTCGGGAAAGTTGTGGAGCGACTACAACACCCATGACCCCGGGGTTACATTACTTGAACTGCTTTGCTATGCCATAACCGACCTGAGTTACCGTTGCGATTTTACTATTGAAGACCTTCTTGCCAGCCACCCGGAAAACAAAATTGGTAATTCACCCGATTTTTTCGAAGCTCATCAGATACTCCCTTCACATCCATTGACCATTCTCGACTTCAGAAAGATATTGATTGACCTGCCTTTTATCCGGAATGCCTGGCTTGAAACTTCAAAAAATGCCGAGCAAAGGGTGTTCTATGATGAGAACAATCAAGAACTTACATACAACCAGTCCGATGAAAACGGCAGACCAAACGAAGAGATCAAATTAAAAGGACTTTATGATGTCTGGCTTGAGTTTGCCGAAGACCCAGTTCTGGGCAATCTGAATTCGGAGGTCGTTCGTTTTGATATCGATATTGTGGATGGACAGGCAAGGCATCCTGCTGAGATTTCTGTTTATTTTCCAAACTACCAGGAAGTCCCGGATGTCTGGAAGAATGAGATCATACTGGAACAGGTATCACTTTTAATGACGGAGAACCCCGACCCCTGGTACGATTTTGATGTAAAAGCCAAAATTTCGCACGACAATGCATTAATTGATGACCTCAGTCTCAGGATTTCAGTGAATTCAGACAAGTTTAACTGGAAATCAAAAAAGCAGCAGTTAAAGAAAAAGATTGCTGATCGTCTGAAAGAAATTTCTGATGAGGGAATTTTTTCCTTCTTCAACCATAAACAGATTTTAATCTGTCACTATCTTGATTATGTTAGCGGTTTTCTCAATCAACACCGCAACCTGTGTGAAGATTTCTTTTCAATTAAAGTTGTCCGAACGCAGGAGATAGCCATTCAGGGTGAGATTGGCCTCAGCCTCGACAGCGATTCTCACCAGGTGCTTGCCAGTGCGCTATTCGCCGTGCACCAACACCTTAGTCCCGCAGTGAAATTTTTTACGCTGGAAGAGTTACTCGATCAGAAGATTTCACCGGAAGATATTTTTGATGGCCCGCTCTTGAAGCATGGGTTTATCAAAGATGAGAACCTGACCCCGCTGAGGCAAAGTTCAGTAATTTTTGTTTCGGACATACTGAATGTATTTATGAGCAGCAATCCTGATAAAATTAAGTATGTAACCGATTTCAAACTAAGCAATTACACCGAAAATATTCAGATAAGCCAGCCCTCTGGTAATCTGGTGCAATTGCACCTCCACGAGGAGTACAAGCCAGTGGCAAGTATCAGCAAATCAAGAATTAATTGCAAGAAGGGTGATGTTTATCAAACCATTGATTGGAAAGTTGTCGAGGAGTTGTTCGAAGATTTGGTCAGAACTGCCCAGCCAGACAAGACGGAAGAGGTCGTAAGCAGGCTTTCTGTTCCTGTCGGACGTGACAGGAAAACTGCAGATTTTGTTTCAATTCAGGAAGACCTGCCGCTGACTTACGGCACGGGCTGGCAGGGCTTGCCCTCAGATGTCAGTACAGAGCGTAAAGCACTGGCTCGCCAATTGAAAGGTTACCTGCTGTTTTTTGATCAATTGCTGGCAAATTTTCATGCACAGTTAGCCCATGTGAAAAACCTCTTTTCGGTTGACCATGCTATTGCCAGGACTTATTTCGAGCAGTCAATTTATCAGGTTCCGGATGTGATGCACCTGCTGACCGGGTTTACAGGAAGTCAGGCTGAAGAAACCAAACAATCGTTGCTTGATGAAGCCTGGGAGTTATTTAAGGCTGACCCGGATAATGACTACCTCAGCTCTTTGCGTTCGATGAATGAGGATAGTGAAACTTTTCTCGATCGCCGGAACCGGTTCCTTGATCACCTGATGGCACGCTTCAATGATCAGTTTACCGATTATTCATTGCTGATGTTTGCAGGAAACAATCAGCAGGCGCCCAACCATTTGATTGATCAAAAGGCGAACTATCTGAGCATGTATCCGTTGCTTAGCAGTCAGCGGGCAAAAGCTTTCAATACAATCTCTGGTGCTGAGGTTTGGGATACGGAAAATGTCACAGGGCTAGAAAAAAGAGTATCACGTATGCTTGGTTTCTCTGATTACCGAAGACGATTCCTGGCCAAAGGTCCGTTTGGGAATATCCAGTTTTATCAGGAAATAGATGTGGATGTGATTGATGAGTTCCGGTTCAGAATTCTTTCCAGCGAAAATAGGATATTGCTCAGCAGCTACAAACATTACCGGGTGATTGACAAAGGATATGATGTGGTTTTTAAGGTATTGGAATTTGGTAAAAATTCTGCCAACTTTAAAATTCTTCCATCAAAGAATGGGAAATTTTATTTCAATCTATATGATGAAAATGATAACATTTTAGCCCGCCGCATCCAACTTTTTGATAATATGGAGGATGCTCAGGCTGCCATAGATGAAGTGGCCGCTTTCATTACCCAACACTTTATTGGCGTGGATGACGAACCGGAAGAAGGGTTACTGGTGATCGAGCACTTGTTGTTGCGCCCGAAGTACAACGAAACCATCGAAGCTGAGGTGATCAGGGATACTTTGCTGCCACGATTGCGTAACGATTACGGCAACATCACCAAGGAGGGAAAAGATCCTTATTCGTTCAGAATAACAGCAGTTTTTCCAGCTCAATTGGAGAAATTCCGGGACAAGAATTTCAGGGAATTGGCAGAGCGAACGCTGCGGCTGGAAACACCTGCGCATGTCATGCCACAGGTTTATTTTCTTAACAATCTGCAGTTGAGCCGTCTTGAACATGCTTACAAGAACTGGCTTGAATTGAACGTACTTCCTGTCCCAACTAATCCTGCCGAAAAGGTTGTTCACCTTAAAAAGCTTAACCATGCGTTGTTTGAACTTGAAGGAGCTATGGTCATAGTACCCGAAGAACCTGATCTTTAA
- a CDS encoding ATP-binding protein: MVKETTIKTNADDLEMELRWFAEVLDARMQFLYGKESRIATIAEIQPPAFNPEYSLYASFISYYNLTFEERLLLVLALTPHLRPQLLDIFWAVNEKTGRGFTEIGGIKGRQHGGFLPTGETVMFLLGGNDLEKRSECFHLFSADHFFAKHQILTLEPALQGEPALSGALSVSRDFIDLITIGTTHKPNLSMDFPAKRITTHLTWNDLVLNDRTHEQLEEIKGWMIHGQTLLEEWGFARKFRKGYRCLFYGPPGTGKSLTASLLGKTSGKDVYRIDLSLVVSKYIGETEKNLSKIFNQAENKNWILFFDEADALFGKRTKVADAHDRYANQEVSYLLQRIEDHDGVVILASNQKENMDDAFTRRFESIIHFPMPDAKERLKIWTNGFSEKSQLAKDVNLEQIAERFEISGGAIMNIIRFASLSALRKGQNLITAQFITDGIRKELTKEGRTL; this comes from the coding sequence ATGGTAAAAGAAACAACAATAAAAACCAACGCTGACGATCTTGAGATGGAACTCAGATGGTTTGCTGAAGTGCTCGACGCCCGGATGCAATTTTTATATGGAAAAGAAAGCCGTATTGCTACCATTGCTGAAATCCAACCTCCGGCATTCAATCCGGAATATTCGCTTTACGCAAGTTTTATCAGCTATTACAACCTGACTTTTGAAGAACGTTTGCTGCTTGTTCTTGCACTGACACCGCATCTCAGGCCACAATTGCTCGATATTTTCTGGGCTGTCAATGAGAAAACAGGACGGGGTTTTACTGAAATAGGCGGGATAAAGGGCAGACAACACGGTGGATTCCTTCCCACTGGCGAAACAGTGATGTTTCTGCTGGGTGGTAATGATCTTGAAAAACGCAGTGAGTGCTTTCATCTTTTCAGTGCCGATCATTTCTTTGCCAAACACCAGATTTTGACACTCGAACCAGCATTGCAAGGGGAACCTGCTCTAAGTGGTGCTTTGTCTGTGTCACGCGATTTTATTGACTTAATTACTATTGGAACAACTCATAAACCTAACCTAAGTATGGATTTTCCTGCAAAACGCATTACCACTCATCTCACCTGGAATGATCTTGTGCTCAATGACCGTACGCACGAGCAACTCGAAGAAATCAAAGGATGGATGATACATGGACAGACATTGCTTGAGGAATGGGGTTTTGCACGAAAATTTCGTAAAGGATACCGCTGCTTGTTCTACGGACCGCCGGGAACCGGCAAATCATTAACGGCTAGTTTGCTTGGAAAAACCTCAGGAAAAGATGTTTATCGCATTGATCTTTCGCTGGTTGTTTCCAAATATATTGGTGAAACAGAGAAAAATTTGTCTAAAATCTTCAACCAGGCTGAAAACAAGAATTGGATTCTCTTTTTTGATGAAGCAGACGCCCTTTTTGGAAAACGTACCAAAGTAGCTGATGCCCACGATCGTTATGCCAACCAAGAGGTTTCCTACCTGCTACAACGAATAGAAGATCACGACGGCGTGGTGATTCTGGCATCCAACCAAAAAGAAAATATGGATGATGCTTTTACACGGCGTTTCGAGTCCATCATTCACTTTCCAATGCCTGACGCTAAAGAGCGCCTGAAAATCTGGACAAATGGGTTTTCTGAAAAATCTCAATTGGCCAAAGATGTGAATCTTGAACAAATTGCAGAAAGATTCGAAATCTCAGGGGGCGCTATCATGAACATCATCAGGTTTGCCTCCCTGTCAGCCTTACGCAAAGGACAAAACCTGATCACTGCGCAGTTTATCACCGACGGAATCAGGAAAGAACTAACGAAAGAAGGAAGAACACTATAG
- a CDS encoding DUF4157 domain-containing protein, which produces MKKKAEQTLDKDRNMARAAAEFAVSERHPVAIMPKLEVGQSGDRYEQEADQVADRIMQMPENNVIRKSDEEEDKIQMKSQRTEVTPWLQRFGNREILQARSDHAVEETSWLGNQLTHSKSNGKPLPEAPRSFMESRFGADFGNVKIHADNNASTLSHAINAKAFTHGSDIYFAKNQFSPETQTGKHLLAHELTHVVQQTFSSSPSISKKSGGTAYSQAKHHVTKGVNRVVQMTQEDDESRRSRIDVATSVQAFRATYPDESGGLLTQALIRQLQRAQTAGEATSAVGSGQRRFGSRAGSAEERAGVSLGQASSPPENETAEKVAVVIGNGNYDENTNMGSMAVRNRPLTTTISDAESVAARMRDLNYVVTLLTDQNATQINQELTNQINRLQQGSELFFYFSGHGLIEGLVGIDGSVFTPAQMVAIRDTARSNLVNLVINTDACHSGVFADAIRGAELTDTLRANQSQSTPSLELTAMLQGALDIQSAKNNFNTSINTWWAQRYEIENRMNVAATEQVITEWENHYNQGRDIWNNFVTACNPLLVTLRSSAGVAGLTLEALTLPTLTGNLNSDKEAQIQAGLDDVDNLLNQVLTYSNNRLP; this is translated from the coding sequence ATGAAAAAGAAAGCAGAACAAACCCTGGACAAAGACAGAAATATGGCAAGAGCAGCAGCAGAATTTGCAGTTTCTGAGCGTCATCCGGTAGCAATCATGCCCAAGTTGGAAGTTGGCCAGTCCGGCGACCGTTATGAACAGGAGGCCGATCAGGTTGCAGACCGCATCATGCAAATGCCAGAAAATAATGTCATTCGAAAAAGCGATGAAGAAGAGGATAAAATTCAGATGAAATCTCAGAGAACTGAGGTAACTCCATGGTTGCAGCGCTTTGGGAATAGAGAAATACTGCAAGCCAGATCGGATCATGCAGTTGAGGAGACATCCTGGCTCGGGAACCAGCTAACCCATTCAAAGAGTAATGGTAAACCGCTGCCTGAGGCGCCAAGATCATTCATGGAAAGCCGTTTTGGGGCCGACTTTGGCAATGTAAAAATTCACGCCGATAACAATGCATCAACCCTAAGCCATGCAATAAATGCCAAAGCTTTCACACATGGCAGTGATATCTATTTTGCCAAAAATCAATTTAGTCCCGAAACCCAAACCGGAAAGCATCTGCTTGCTCATGAACTAACACATGTTGTGCAGCAAACTTTTTCATCTTCCCCCTCAATATCAAAAAAATCTGGAGGAACTGCTTACAGTCAGGCTAAGCATCACGTCACCAAAGGTGTAAATAGAGTAGTGCAAATGACCCAGGAAGATGATGAAAGTAGGCGGTCAAGGATAGATGTAGCAACCTCGGTTCAGGCATTTAGAGCTACTTACCCGGATGAATCAGGCGGATTGCTTACGCAGGCTTTGATCCGTCAGTTACAAAGGGCTCAAACTGCAGGTGAAGCCACAAGTGCAGTAGGAAGCGGGCAGCGAAGGTTCGGATCAAGAGCCGGAAGCGCCGAAGAGAGGGCAGGCGTTTCACTCGGACAAGCCTCATCGCCACCAGAAAATGAAACTGCTGAAAAGGTTGCTGTGGTGATCGGAAATGGCAACTATGACGAGAATACCAACATGGGCAGTATGGCCGTGAGAAATAGACCCTTAACTACAACTATTTCCGATGCTGAGTCGGTTGCTGCAAGAATGAGAGATTTGAATTATGTTGTCACCCTTTTGACTGACCAAAATGCTACTCAGATCAATCAGGAGTTGACCAATCAGATAAATCGTCTGCAGCAAGGCAGCGAACTCTTTTTTTACTTTAGCGGTCATGGGTTAATTGAAGGATTGGTGGGCATTGACGGTTCTGTCTTCACACCGGCACAAATGGTTGCGATTAGGGACACCGCCAGGAGCAATTTAGTTAACCTGGTCATCAATACCGATGCCTGTCATTCAGGGGTATTTGCAGATGCAATCAGAGGAGCAGAACTCACGGATACATTGCGTGCCAATCAAAGCCAATCTACACCATCTCTAGAGTTGACTGCAATGTTGCAGGGTGCTTTAGATATTCAGTCCGCAAAGAACAACTTCAACACATCTATCAATACCTGGTGGGCGCAACGTTACGAAATTGAAAACCGGATGAACGTAGCCGCCACAGAACAAGTAATTACTGAGTGGGAAAATCATTACAATCAGGGACGTGACATATGGAACAATTTTGTGACTGCTTGTAATCCTTTGCTTGTAACTCTGCGTTCGAGTGCCGGAGTTGCCGGGTTAACATTAGAAGCCCTAACGCTTCCGACATTAACGGGAAATCTGAATTCCGACAAGGAGGCTCAGATTCAGGCCGGATTGGATGATGTGGATAATTTACTCAACCAGGTGCTTACTTATTCCAATAATCGTTTGCCATAA
- a CDS encoding DMT family transporter: MIYLILAVLTSTLIIITFRLFERFHISTLQAITVNYLVASAFGYLSFGRQPGFSEITSQPWFLFALIIGVTLIVSFNLFALSARFAGVSVTAISSRMSVIIPVILGFIAFGDTAGWIKITGIVVALVAFYFTSKKDKKVHLNVKYAYLPVFLFAAVGLNDSLMKVAEHYFIHGDFVLFLATAFGVALILGVVVLMIKGKNEKFAFRNVIAGIVLGLLNWYSTLYFLKGISLFQVSFFVPVYNVGVVALASATGFILFTERPTTSKLAGIGLALIAIFLIANG, encoded by the coding sequence GTGATTTACCTCATCCTCGCCGTCCTCACCTCCACCCTGATCATCATCACATTCAGGTTATTTGAACGTTTTCACATCAGCACACTACAGGCCATAACAGTTAATTACCTTGTAGCGTCAGCTTTTGGATACCTTAGTTTTGGCAGGCAACCTGGATTTTCCGAAATTACTTCTCAACCCTGGTTTTTATTTGCCCTGATCATAGGGGTTACATTAATTGTCTCATTTAACTTGTTTGCCCTTTCAGCGCGCTTTGCAGGTGTTTCGGTAACAGCCATCTCCAGCCGCATGTCGGTAATTATTCCGGTGATACTGGGATTTATAGCCTTTGGCGATACAGCCGGATGGATTAAAATCACGGGAATTGTTGTCGCACTTGTAGCCTTTTATTTCACGTCAAAAAAAGATAAAAAAGTACATCTCAATGTAAAATATGCCTATCTGCCTGTCTTTCTATTTGCTGCTGTAGGGCTTAATGATTCGCTGATGAAAGTGGCTGAACATTATTTTATCCATGGTGACTTCGTGTTGTTCCTGGCAACGGCTTTTGGAGTTGCATTGATTTTGGGAGTGGTTGTGCTGATGATTAAAGGCAAAAATGAAAAATTTGCTTTTAGGAATGTGATCGCAGGAATTGTCCTCGGACTACTCAATTGGTATTCAACGCTATATTTCTTAAAGGGGATAAGCCTTTTCCAGGTCTCTTTTTTTGTTCCGGTGTATAATGTAGGAGTAGTGGCACTGGCCTCAGCTACCGGTTTTATCCTTTTCACCGAACGCCCTACAACATCCAAACTTGCAGGAATAGGGCTCGCTTTAATTGCGATATTTTTAATAGCCAACGGCTAA
- a CDS encoding DEAD/DEAH box helicase, whose product MEGVDAIGFEKPTPIQEQAIPVILQGSDLIACAQTGTGKTAAYVLPLLHSIISDTSNLNDIKALIIAPTRELAMQIDQQLEGFSYFAGVSSIAVYGGGSGTDFEVERKAIKTGTGIIVATPGRLISHLNLGYVNLKHLKHLILDEADRMLDMGFLPDIQRIVSFLPKKRQTLMFSATMPKEIRALARKVMHEPKEITLEISKPPENVLQAAYFVSDNQKTALLKKLITGKDLPSILIFSSTKSRVKDLEHEMIRMKFNVKAIHSDLDQNERRDVLRLFKNREVQILVATDIVSRGIDIENISLVINFNVPQDAEDYVHRVGRTARAEKTGVALTFVNHRETGSFKRIEQLIGNEIKKLPLPEGLEPSAEPGNINQHKKHGAFQKKKPREGRSKNQRPSKPAKSE is encoded by the coding sequence ATGGAAGGTGTTGACGCAATCGGTTTTGAAAAGCCTACACCCATCCAGGAGCAAGCCATTCCGGTAATCCTTCAGGGCAGTGACCTGATTGCCTGTGCACAGACCGGAACCGGCAAAACAGCAGCCTATGTGCTCCCCTTGCTTCACAGCATTATTTCCGATACATCAAATCTAAACGACATCAAAGCATTGATTATAGCACCCACAAGAGAACTTGCAATGCAGATTGACCAGCAACTCGAAGGATTCTCCTATTTCGCCGGGGTGAGCTCAATAGCAGTTTACGGTGGCGGCAGCGGCACAGATTTCGAAGTGGAGCGCAAAGCCATCAAAACAGGAACGGGCATCATTGTGGCAACTCCCGGGCGTTTGATCTCCCACCTCAACCTTGGCTATGTGAACCTCAAGCACCTTAAACATTTGATCCTTGACGAAGCTGACCGAATGCTCGACATGGGATTTTTGCCCGACATACAAAGGATAGTAAGTTTTTTACCTAAAAAAAGGCAAACCCTGATGTTTTCGGCCACAATGCCTAAAGAAATAAGAGCACTGGCCCGTAAGGTGATGCACGAGCCTAAAGAAATCACCCTCGAAATTTCAAAACCGCCAGAAAATGTACTCCAGGCTGCCTATTTTGTTTCTGACAACCAAAAAACAGCGCTGCTCAAAAAATTGATCACAGGCAAAGATTTGCCATCAATACTTATTTTTTCTTCTACAAAATCGAGGGTGAAAGACCTTGAGCATGAAATGATTCGGATGAAATTCAATGTAAAGGCTATCCATTCAGATCTCGATCAGAATGAACGCCGGGATGTGCTCAGGCTTTTCAAAAACAGGGAAGTTCAGATTCTGGTGGCTACCGACATCGTTTCACGTGGCATTGACATCGAAAATATCAGCCTTGTAATCAACTTTAATGTTCCTCAGGATGCCGAGGATTACGTTCACCGTGTCGGTCGCACCGCGAGGGCGGAAAAAACAGGAGTTGCACTCACGTTTGTAAACCATCGGGAAACCGGCAGCTTTAAAAGAATTGAGCAATTAATTGGGAATGAAATTAAAAAGTTGCCATTACCTGAGGGACTGGAGCCATCTGCTGAACCGGGAAACATCAATCAGCATAAAAAACACGGGGCATTTCAAAAAAAGAAACCCAGGGAGGGAAGAAGCAAAAATCAACGTCCCTCAAAACCGGCAAAATCTGAATAG
- the pyrF gene encoding orotidine-5'-phosphate decarboxylase, producing MTRSQLKENIRKKKSYLCIGLDTDIKKIPSYLNRLDDPVFIFNKAIIDATHDLAVAYKLNLAFYESEGIKGWQSLEKTIRYLDGLNGTVLTIADAKRGDIGNTSEMYAKAFLAEPPEGFGFDAITVAPYMGSDSVKPFFNYHEKWVILLALTSNIGAADFQNQKLVNGEQLFEQVIRQSKAWGNGENMMYVVGATKAGMIGGIRKLIPDHFLLIPGVGAQGGSLEEVSKAGLINDCGLLVNSSRGIIFGSSGKDFAEKAREEALKIQKEMAVFLSISSFR from the coding sequence ATGACCAGATCACAGCTCAAAGAAAATATTCGTAAAAAAAAATCTTACCTCTGCATAGGTCTTGATACCGACATAAAAAAAATCCCTTCCTACCTCAACCGTCTTGATGACCCCGTTTTTATTTTCAACAAAGCGATCATTGATGCAACCCATGATTTAGCGGTAGCCTATAAATTGAATTTGGCTTTTTATGAAAGTGAGGGTATCAAAGGCTGGCAGAGTCTCGAAAAAACAATCCGGTACCTCGATGGTCTAAATGGAACTGTGCTTACGATTGCTGATGCCAAGCGGGGTGACATTGGAAATACATCGGAGATGTACGCAAAGGCTTTTCTGGCCGAACCTCCCGAAGGATTTGGATTTGATGCCATCACAGTGGCGCCTTATATGGGCAGTGATTCGGTAAAACCATTTTTCAATTATCACGAAAAATGGGTGATTCTGCTTGCATTGACTTCTAATATTGGTGCAGCCGATTTCCAAAACCAAAAGTTGGTGAATGGAGAGCAGCTTTTTGAGCAGGTCATCAGGCAATCAAAAGCATGGGGCAATGGTGAAAACATGATGTATGTGGTCGGTGCTACCAAAGCCGGAATGATCGGGGGTATCCGAAAATTAATCCCTGATCATTTTTTATTAATTCCGGGGGTCGGCGCCCAGGGCGGCAGCCTGGAAGAGGTATCCAAAGCCGGATTAATCAATGATTGCGGGTTATTGGTCAATTCTTCAAGAGGGATAATTTTCGGTTCGTCAGGGAAAGATTTTGCTGAAAAAGCAAGGGAGGAAGCATTGAAAATTCAGAAGGAAATGGCTGTATTTTTATCAATCAGTTCATTTCGTTAA